From a region of the Arvicanthis niloticus isolate mArvNil1 chromosome 6, mArvNil1.pat.X, whole genome shotgun sequence genome:
- the LOC117711027 gene encoding olfactory receptor 2V1-like: MAWASNQTLISHFVLLGLFTHSPLHLFLFSIIMVMFLVALSGNGLMIFLILTDSRLHSPMYFFLSWLSLMDLMLISTIVPRMAADFFMGRGSISFTGCGLQILFFLTLLGDECFLLAFMAYDRYVAISNPLRYSVIMSRRVCWLMVAGSWLFGLVDGLIQAVFTLLFPYCGSQEIDHFFCEVPAVLKLACADTSLYETMIYVCCVLMLLLPFSVISASYLRILVAVLRMRSAEGRRKAFATCSSHMIVVSLFYGAAMITYMRPQAYHSSKQDKVVSAFYTMVTPMLNPLIYSLRNKEVTGALRKLLGKCPCGGGAFG, from the coding sequence ATGGCCTGGGCAAGCAACCAGACTCTCATCTCTCACTTTGTCCTCCTGGGCCTCTTCACCCACTCTCCACtgcatctcttcctcttctccatcatcATGGTCATGTTCCTGGTGGCCCTCTCTGGCAATGGACTCATGATCTTCCTCATCCTTACGGACTCTCGCCTGCACagccccatgtacttcttcctcagctgGCTGTCCCTCATGGATCTCATGCTCATCTCCACCATTGTGCCACGGATGGCTGCTGACTTTTTCATGGGCCGTGGCTCCATCTCCTTCACGGGCTGTGGCCTCcagattctcttcttcctcaccctcctgGGGGATGAGTGCTTCCTGCTGGCCTTCATGGCCTATGACCGATATGTGGCCATCAGCAACCCACTGAGGTACTCTGTAATCATGAGCCGACGCGTCTGCTGGCTCATGGTAGCGGGATCTTGGCTCTTTGGCCTGGTAGATGGACTGATCCAGGCTGTTTTTACACTTCTCTTCCCTTACTGTGGTTCTCAGGAGATCGACCACTTCTTCTGTGAGGTTCCTGCTGTGCTCAAGCTGGCCTGTGCTGACACCTCTCTCTACGAGACCATGATCTATGTCTGCTGTGTCCTCATGCTTCTCCTGCCCTTTTCTGTCATCTCGGCCTCCTACCTCCGGATCCTGGTAGCAGTGCTCCGGATGCGCTCTGCAGAAGGCCGGCGGAAGGCCTTCGCTACCTGTTCCTCCCACATGATTGTGGTCTCCCTCTTCTACGGGGCTGCCATGATCACGTACATGCGGCCACAGGCCTACCACTCCTCCAAGCAGGACAAAGTGGTCTCTGCCTTCTACACCATGGTCACCCCCATGCTCAACCCTCTGATTTACAGTCTAAGGAACAAAGAAGTGACTGGGGCCCTAAGGAAACTCCTGGgaaagtgtccctgtggtggtgggGCTTTTGGTTGA